The following coding sequences are from one Asterias amurensis chromosome 8, ASM3211899v1 window:
- the LOC139940579 gene encoding uncharacterized protein: MVAVMKHAIFLGNKTSFNVERKLRVYHWTEKISVRKVFQWWLPSNLRHWDLFFDPANSGRRIDSKIDRSCTSCQYHQSEKETEIVETLCKSGFIRIDIFKPKGAVWILGNIFIGNNYAELTKMGETLCKSGLIRIDIYKLTVLFGSSVTPSLVITTRS, encoded by the exons ATGGTTGCTGTAATGAAGCACGCGATCTTCCTGGGGAATAAAACCTCCTTCAATGTGGAGCGGAAACTCAG GGTTTACCACTGGACTGAGAAAATCTCCGTTAGGAAAGTTTTCCAATGGTGGTTGCCAAGCAATCTGCGACACTGGGACCTCTTTTTTGACCCGGCCAACAGCGGACGAAGAATAGATTCTAAGATTGATCGGAGCTGCACCTCCTGTCAATATCATCAAAGTGAAAAG GAAACAGAGATTGTAGAGACACTTTGCAAGAGTGGATTCATCAGAATAGACATCTTTAAACCCAAGGGTGCTGTTTGGATTCTTGGTAACATCTTCATTGGTAATAACTACGCGGAGTTAACCAAGATGGGAGAGACACTTTGCAAGAGTGGACTTATCAGAATAGACATCTATAAACTGACGGTGCTCTTTGGATCCTCGGTGACACCTTCGTTGGTAATAACTACTCGGAGTTAA